GGCCTTTCCATCCCCCCGGAAGAGGAAAGGCCCCTCCCCTTCCACCCCCAAGGCCCGAAGCCTTGCGAGCACGGCCTCTGGGAGGGGGGCTTCCACCTCCAGCACGTAGTGGTCCCCGGCGAAGCGGGCGAGGAGGGCGTCCTTTTCCTCCTCCAGCACCACCTCCCCCCGGTGGATGATGGCGATGCGGTCCGCCAGGGCCTCGGCCACCTCCAGCTGGTGGGTGGTGAGGAGGATGGCCTTGCCGCTTTGGGCAAGGGCGCGAACCTTTGCCCGCACCAAAAGGGCGGTTTCCACGTCCAGGCCCAGGGTGGGTTCGTCCAAAAGGAGCACCTCCGGGTCGTGGATGAGGGCCTGGAGGAGGGCGAGCTTCTGTTGCATGCCCCGGGAGAGGTGGCGCACCTCGGTGTGGGCCTTTTCCAAAAGGCCGTACTCCTCCAAAAGGGCCAAGGCCCGCTTCCTGGCGGCTCCAAGCCGAAGCCCCCGGGCCACGCCGAAATAGACCAGGTTCTCCAAGGGCGTAAGCCGCCAGTAGACGTTGCGGTTTCCCTCCAGCACCGCCCCCAGGTGGCGGAGGGCCCAAGGGTTCTGGAAGGGGTCTTGCCCCAAAAGGCGCACCTCCCCCGCATCGGGTAGGAGGAGGCTTGCCAGCATCTTCACCGTGGTGGTCTTGCCGGCCCCGTTTTTGCCCAAGAAGGCCAGGACCTCTCCGGGGCGCAGGGCGAGGCTTACGTGGTGCACTGCGGTTAGGGACCCGAAGCGCTTCACGAGCCCCCGGGCCTGGAGGAGGGGTTCCATGGCCCTAGTCTAAAGGGCGCACCGGCCCGTGGCCCGGGTAAACGAGGCGGGCGCCCTTGGCCCGGAGGGAGGCCCAGCTTTGTAAAGCCGAGGGGTTGTTCCAAGCCCCTTCCTCCGGAGGCAGGTCCCCGGTGAAGGCCCGGCCGTCGTCCAGCAAAAGGGAAACGCAGTGGTCCGTGTGCCCTGGGGTGGGGAGAATCTCCCCCGGGATGCCCAAGGAGGCCAGGAAAGCCCGGCTTTCGGCGAAGGAGAGCAGGCGGTTGCCCGCAGGCTGGATCGCGCGGTAGCGGTCCTGGGGTTTGGCGAAGCGCTTCATGAGGGGAATGGCTTCCACCTGGCTTTCCATGACCAAAAGGGTCATCCCCGCTTCCTTGAGCTCCTGGGCCAGGCCTGCGTGGTCTATGTGGTAGTGGGTGGCGAGGCCGAAGCGCACCTCCTTTAGGTCTACGCCCACCCGTCTTAGCGCCACTTTTAGGGCGCCGAAGGTGCCAGGCCAGCCCAGGTCCACCAAAAGGCGGACCGGTCCTTGGCCGATGAGCCAGTAATGGGTGGAGCGGTAGCCCACGTCCAAGACGGGAATGTCGCTCACGGACGGCTCCAGCGCTCGGCGTCCCGCTTTTGGTACTTCTCCATGGCCTTGCGGAAGGCCTCCTCCAGGTCAATCCCTTCCCGGTTGGCCAAGGAGATGAGGACGAAAAGGAGGTCGGCCAATTCCTCCGCCAAATCCCCTTCCGCCTCTCCCGGCTTGGGCTTCTTGCCGTGGCGGTGGGCCAGGACCCGGGCTACCTCCCCAAGCTCCTCCGCCAGGCGGGCGAGCATGAGGAGGGGCGGGAAGTAGCCCTCCTTGAACTGGGAGATCCAGGCGTCCACCTGGCGTTGCGCCTCCTTGAAGGTGAGGGGCTCCATGCCCCAAGCGTACAATGCCCCCATGCGGGCCCTTGCCCTCATCGCCCACGATGCCAAGAAGGAGGAGATGGTGGCCTTCTGCCGGAGGCACCGGGAGCTCCTCGCCCGCTTTGCCCTGGTGGCCACGGGCACCACGGGCAGGCGGATAGAGGAGGCCACGGGGCTTAAGGTGGAAAAGCTCCTTTCCGGGCCCCTGGGTGGGGACCAGCAGATGGGGGCCCGGGTGGCGGAAGGGCGGATCCTGGCGGTTTTCTTCTTCCGCGACCCCCTCACCGCCCAGCCCCACGAGCCCGATGTCCAGGCCCTCCTGCGTGTCTGCGACGTGCACGGGGTGCCCCTCGCCACCAACCCCACGGCGGCGGAGGCCCTCATCCCCTGGCTTCGGACCCTGGTGGGGGGCTAGAGGCTCTTGCGGTAGGCCAAGGCCTCGGCCACGTGGGCCTCCTCCACCCGTTCCGCCCCCATGAGGTCGGCGATGGTGCGGGCTACCCGCAAGAGGCGGTCGTAGCTCCTTGCGGAAAGGAGCATCTTCTTGGCGGCGGATTGCAGAAGGGCCTCGGCGCCGGGGGTGAGGCGCACCTGCTCCCGCAGGGCCTTGCCGGCGAGTTCCCCGTTGGGCCTTCCCTGGCGGGCGAGCATCCTTTCCCGGGCCCTATAGACCCTTTCCCGCACGGCCTCGGTGCTTTCCCCTTCGGGGGCGCGGGCGAGCTCTAGGGGGGTGAGGCGGGGGACCTCCACCACCAGGTCAAAGCGGTCCAAGAGGGGTCCGGAGATCCTGCCGGCGTAGCGTTGCCGGGCGGAGGGGGTGCAGGTACAGGGCCTTTCCGGGTCCCCGTACCAGCCGCAGGGGCAGGGGTTCATGGCGGCCACCAGGAGGAAGCGGGCGGGGAAGGTGAGGCTTGCCCGGGCCCGGGCCACGGTGACCACCCCGTCCTCCAGGGGTTGGCGGAGGGCCTCGAGGGCGTCCCGGGAGAACTCGGGAAACTCGTCCAAAAAGAGCACGCCCCGGTGGGCCAGGGAAACCTCCCCTGGCTTGGGGATGGCCCCGCCCCCGATGAGCCCGGCGTAGCTCACCGTGTGGTGGGGGGCGCGGAAGGGGGGCGTGCGGAGGAGGCCCTTGACGGGTTTGCCGGCGGCGGAGTGGATGCGGGTGACCTCGAGGGCGGCCTCCCGGGGGAGGGGAGGGAGGAGGAAAGGAAGGCGCCTCGCCAGCATGGTCTTCCCCGAGCCCGGGCTTCCCACCATGAGGAGGTGGTGGTACCCGGCGGCGGCGATCTCCAGGGCCCGTTTGGCCTTGGCCTGGCCCTTCACGTCCCTGAGGTCCAGGACCTCTAGGGCCTCCAGGGGGTCTTTGGGCGCCAGGGGGGAAAGGGCTTCCTCCCCCTTTAGGTGGGCCACGGCCTCGGCCAAGGTCTCCGTCCCCAGGGCCACCACGCCCTCCACCAGGGCCGCTTCCTTGGCGCTTTCCTTGGGGAGGAGGAGGGCCTTCCCCTCCGCCAGGGCGCCCAGGGCCAGGTTCACCGCCCCCGGCACGGGGCGGAGCGTCCCGTCCAGCCCCAGTTCCCCCGCCACGGCGAGGCCCGCCAGGGCCTCGAGGGGCACCACCCCTTGCGCCGCCAAAAGCCCCAGGGCGATGGGAAGGTCAAAGTGGCTCCCCTCCTTCTTGAGCTCCGCCGGGGCCAGGTTCACCACCACCCGGGCCTGGGGGTAGGGGAAGCCAGCGTTTTTTAGGGCGGCCCGGACCCTTTCCCGGCTCTCCTCCACCGCCTTGTCCGGAAGGCCCACCAGGGCGTAGGAGGGAAGCCCGGGGCTAACATCCACCTCCACGGTCACGGGAACTGCGTCCAGGCCGAAAAGGGTGTAGCTTCGCACCTGGGCTAGCATGTAAGGAGTTTAACAGGGGTTTGTTAACCCAAGTTGCCACCTATCCCCGGCTTTGAAACCATAGCGGCCGGTATGCTTTCGCGCATCATACCGGCCCTCTGCATAGACGATGCCCTCCAAGCCCTGGGCCACCGGGATGACCCCCAAGCCAAGACCCCCGCATCCGCCATCCTCACCCTGGCCAGCTTGGCCGCCATGGAACGGGGAGGCAAGCACAACAAAGCCCTGGCCCTCGCCAAAGACCTGAAGCGCTTCAGCCACATCCCCTCCCCAAGCCGCTTCCACCGCAGGCTCCACGCCCTCTCCCCCCTCCTCCTGCTCCCTGCAAAGCTCCCACCCATCCGGCCCGACTGGCCTGACCGGGTGGCCGAACTCCAGCGCCCCCTCTTTCACCCAGAGGACCTCTGAAGCAGGGGCAGGTAAAGCCCCAGGGCCAAAAGGAGCAAAAGGAGAAGCCCCCCAAAGGCCCACGTGTACCCCAGGCTTCCCACCACCACCCCCACCCCCCACTGCAGGAGGAAGGTGCCGCCGATGCCGAAGAGGTTCACCAAGGTGGTGCCCCGCCCCACCAGGTGGCTTGGCACCAGTTCCCGGGCCTGGGTGAGGGTGAGGATGTTGAAGGCCCCGAAAAAGCCCAGGAGGGCGTAGGCGGGGACGAGGAGCTTTAGGAGAAGGAGGAGGAGGCCCAGGGCGAAGGCCAAGGCGGAAAGGAAAAGTACCCTTGCCGTGCCGAAGCGGTCCGCCAGGTATCCGGAAACCAAAAACCCCAAGACCGCCATCCCCGAGTAGAGGAAAAGGAGGTTGCCCACCGCCACCGCCGAAAGCCCCAGGTGGTAGCCGTAAGCCCCCGCCCAAAGGGTCTGGAGGGCGAGGAAGCTCCCGGCGAAGGCCAGGGCCAGGAAGGCCACCCTTAGAAGCCTTCCGTTCCCCCAGACCTCCCGAAGCCCGCCCGCTCCTCCGGCCTTGGGCCAGGCAATGCCCGGGGGGGTGTTCCGCACCCCCAGGTAGATGGCGAGGGCCACCAAAACCACTCCCAAGGCCCCCAAGAGGAAGACCCCCCGCCAGCCCAACACCTCCTTGAGGAGGGCCAGGGGCGTGGCCGCCAGAAGCCCGCCCGTGGCCCCAAGGCCCACGAGAAGCGTGGACACCGTGGCGTAGTTCTTGGGAAACCAGAGGCTAAAGGCTTTTAGGGCCCCCATGAGGGCCGCCGCCATGCCCACCCCGATGAGGGCCCGGCCTAGGGCCAAGACGGGAAAGCTCGGCGCCAGGGCGAAGACCACGCTCCCCAGAGCCGCCACCAGGAGGAGGGCCGGGGTCACCACCCGGGGCCCCATCCGGTCCAAGAACCCTCCCAAGGGGAGTTGCACGGCGGCGAAGGCCAGGTAGAAGAGGCTCGTCATGAAGCCGAGCTCCGCCGGTCCAAGCCCCAGGTCCTGGGAGAGGTCCTTGGAAAGCACGGCGTTGGCCGAGCGGTAGAAGTAGGAGAGGAAGTAGCCCAAGGTGAAGAGAAAAAACACCCGTAGAGCCATATCACCTCCGGTTTAAGGCTACCCCCAAAAGGATGAG
The window above is part of the Thermus hydrothermalis genome. Proteins encoded here:
- a CDS encoding MBL fold metallo-hydrolase encodes the protein MSDIPVLDVGYRSTHYWLIGQGPVRLLVDLGWPGTFGALKVALRRVGVDLKEVRFGLATHYHIDHAGLAQELKEAGMTLLVMESQVEAIPLMKRFAKPQDRYRAIQPAGNRLLSFAESRAFLASLGIPGEILPTPGHTDHCVSLLLDDGRAFTGDLPPEEGAWNNPSALQSWASLRAKGARLVYPGHGPVRPLD
- the mgsA gene encoding methylglyoxal synthase — translated: MRALALIAHDAKKEEMVAFCRRHRELLARFALVATGTTGRRIEEATGLKVEKLLSGPLGGDQQMGARVAEGRILAVFFFRDPLTAQPHEPDVQALLRVCDVHGVPLATNPTAAEALIPWLRTLVGG
- a CDS encoding ABC transporter ATP-binding protein, with protein sequence MEPLLQARGLVKRFGSLTAVHHVSLALRPGEVLAFLGKNGAGKTTTVKMLASLLLPDAGEVRLLGQDPFQNPWALRHLGAVLEGNRNVYWRLTPLENLVYFGVARGLRLGAARKRALALLEEYGLLEKAHTEVRHLSRGMQQKLALLQALIHDPEVLLLDEPTLGLDVETALLVRAKVRALAQSGKAILLTTHQLEVAEALADRIAIIHRGEVVLEEEKDALLARFAGDHYVLEVEAPLPEAVLARLRALGVEGEGPFLFRGDGKALWAVLDVLKPLPLKRVAKAEADLLEVFLKVVGHA
- a CDS encoding nucleotide pyrophosphohydrolase yields the protein MEPLTFKEAQRQVDAWISQFKEGYFPPLLMLARLAEELGEVARVLAHRHGKKPKPGEAEGDLAEELADLLFVLISLANREGIDLEEAFRKAMEKYQKRDAERWSRP
- a CDS encoding MFS transporter, coding for MALRVFFLFTLGYFLSYFYRSANAVLSKDLSQDLGLGPAELGFMTSLFYLAFAAVQLPLGGFLDRMGPRVVTPALLLVAALGSVVFALAPSFPVLALGRALIGVGMAAALMGALKAFSLWFPKNYATVSTLLVGLGATGGLLAATPLALLKEVLGWRGVFLLGALGVVLVALAIYLGVRNTPPGIAWPKAGGAGGLREVWGNGRLLRVAFLALAFAGSFLALQTLWAGAYGYHLGLSAVAVGNLLFLYSGMAVLGFLVSGYLADRFGTARVLFLSALAFALGLLLLLLKLLVPAYALLGFFGAFNILTLTQARELVPSHLVGRGTTLVNLFGIGGTFLLQWGVGVVVGSLGYTWAFGGLLLLLLLALGLYLPLLQRSSG
- a CDS encoding YifB family Mg chelatase-like AAA ATPase, whose protein sequence is MLAQVRSYTLFGLDAVPVTVEVDVSPGLPSYALVGLPDKAVEESRERVRAALKNAGFPYPQARVVVNLAPAELKKEGSHFDLPIALGLLAAQGVVPLEALAGLAVAGELGLDGTLRPVPGAVNLALGALAEGKALLLPKESAKEAALVEGVVALGTETLAEAVAHLKGEEALSPLAPKDPLEALEVLDLRDVKGQAKAKRALEIAAAGYHHLLMVGSPGSGKTMLARRLPFLLPPLPREAALEVTRIHSAAGKPVKGLLRTPPFRAPHHTVSYAGLIGGGAIPKPGEVSLAHRGVLFLDEFPEFSRDALEALRQPLEDGVVTVARARASLTFPARFLLVAAMNPCPCGWYGDPERPCTCTPSARQRYAGRISGPLLDRFDLVVEVPRLTPLELARAPEGESTEAVRERVYRARERMLARQGRPNGELAGKALREQVRLTPGAEALLQSAAKKMLLSARSYDRLLRVARTIADLMGAERVEEAHVAEALAYRKSL